The sequence TTAGATGTTTCTGCAACATCCTTGGAAAAAGCTTCTATATTCATTGCTGCACGTCTATATGCTCTTATTCTGAAGGGGTTCTCACCTTTAATTTCGAGCAAATCAGCGATATTATTGAAAATCTCCGCAATCTCATGGTTCTTCATAGAAAAAGTATACCAAAAATATGTCTATCATAGTTAGTTAAAGAATTGTTTTTTCTTATTAAATCCATGGAAAAGTTAAGACACATATGCGACATTAAGGGATAATGGATCATTATGCACAAGCATATCCGTTATTTAGTAAGATACGAGGATTTTATAGCAGGAGGTTTCAGGATATGCTCTGGAGTCTTAGGAGATTTTCAGGGAGTGAGGTAGCCCAGCAGAGGATGAAGATAATTAAGTTTTATGAGGAATATGGGGAGAAAGCAACCAAGGAGGCATTTGGAGCTGACAGGAAGGTCATTAGCAGGTGGAGGAAGAGACTTAAGGACAATGGAGGCAGCCTTACAGCCTTAATTCCTCACTC is a genomic window of Nitrospirota bacterium containing:
- a CDS encoding helix-turn-helix domain-containing protein, which translates into the protein MDHYAQAYPLFSKIRGFYSRRFQDMLWSLRRFSGSEVAQQRMKIIKFYEEYGEKATKEAFGADRKVISRWRKRLKDNGGSLTALIPHSTRPHRVRRSNISQEIIFFIKEMRQKYLRLGKEKLKPLLDKYCFEKGLRSISRLIKNFVSPCRI